From the genome of Anopheles funestus chromosome 2RL, idAnoFuneDA-416_04, whole genome shotgun sequence:
GAAAGAACTAAAAAAGTAGCTAGTTTTACAACaagcaaaaatcaaaaattaagaaaaaacgTGATCCGTTCAGACATAGACATATCTACATTGAGACGAGAATGGTACATAAATGCACTACATTACTGAACTAAATGCTGAACAATATAACAGATCTCCTTAATTGCAATTGAaggttgaaattattttgtgTTGCAAATAGTGATTATCAGCTCTCATATGGAGTGATCGGGAGTTTGAAGATTCGATGTGCTCAAGTTAGAAAAGGTATTTTATGATGGTTGAGAAGTGTTTACACAAGTGTATTACAATGAGAGCTTCTTCAGAGGAACCTGTGAAATCATtcaatttttgtgtattttctttattaatgAAAGCTAAGAtatatatcatttttttgtgttgtttaatcTTATCATACAGGTATTTGAATAAAGAAACATACAATATTCTACGCTCTATCTGAAGATGCAATCTACGAGCTACACATGTCTCGTAAttcaagaaaattgttttgtgtgaaaatagttttttgtacaaacttttcatttaatttactcCCGTTTCATGTCGTTCAGTTTGATTAATATAAAGAATAGTATTGTTTAGGTACcaaaacgaaataatttaaaatgaaagaaaggatGATGACGTGTAATTTAGATATCCTTCTCATAGCTCTTTGACTTGGAAACTTCATCAGTAGATGATCttgtttccaataaaaatgaatgccACATCATCATATGGCACATCATCAACTTAGATCACAATATGCATACGCAAAATTATGCCCATAACTGTGGGAGATGGAGTACATTTAGGAAAGAATTTGTGAAGATCTAGTTTAAACAAGTGCAATTGATATAGGGACTGACGTCAATCGCATACAGGTTCCAGGCTTTTCATTTACGTAGtgataagaaaaacaatttgaacAGGTGTTGTTACTTGCCAAAATTTTCTAGCGTGCAACCTAAATGCTGGTTCGAGATTTGTATCAACACCGAATTTGACGATtcattaaacgaaaaaaaacatgattatCCTGCAACTCGTAAAAACACCAAACTGACACGCGTGCCACATGATGAGACACCTGAGTCAATACAGGATCTTTGGGTATCAGTGAGAACTGAGACCGAGACTGAGAAATGAGTATAAATAGTGTATGAAAAGCGATCTTCAATCACAGTTTGGTGCAGTATCGGTGCAGGTCAACAGAGAAAACATCATGTCGTTCAAGACTCTCTTCCTATCGTTGTGCGTGGTGGTGGTCGCTATGAATGGCATCGAAGGTGAGTGATGGGAGAACGATAGGCTATCAGTTTCGGTAAGGTGTAACATGTTCTAATGACACTCTTGTTCCGTGCAGCCAAAAAGTCCTACATCGCTTTCGTGAAAAGctccaactttttcgaagcgTGGCAAGACTGCAATTCCTACGATGCTCATTTAGCAACTGTAAGGTCCGCAGCAGAGCAAAGTCTTGTGGAACAGGCAGTGGCCAGAACTAGCAGTCCAAATGGGGTTTACTTTATCGGTGGAACTGACATTGGCCGTGATGGTCGCTGGATGTGGATTGGTTTTAACAAGGTGATCGAAAGCACTGACTACCGCAACTTCTATCCAGGAGAGCCCAACAATCTCGGAGGCAACCAAGAATGTTTGTCAGTCGGAAACTTTGCAGATAACCGTGGAAAATGGGATGATGTAGAATGTTTGTCCAAATTAGCCGGATATGTTTGTGAGTTCGAAGTAACCCCACCTGCACCATTCCCAAGGgtttaagaaaaaagtatCACATGAGGTTGTGAGATGTGTCTGTTCTTTTAAACCCTGTTTCAACTATGTGATAGGAATTGCAGGAAATAAAGCATTCACTTGATTAAGCTAAAACTTCTTCGAAACATCGTTTTAATACATTAGTTATTCCAGTGAAACAATTGAAAGAACTGAAAATATTGCtcgttttacaaaataatatttgaaaaacaaagattttatacaaaactaaATACAAAAACCATGCATGATCTATTAggacaaaaacacaaccatgTACGAGGGTTGAGAATTGTTTACATAAGTGCACACAATTGCATTGAGAGGTTCATCAAAGATATCTGTTAACATCTTtcacttgtttttgttttgttctagaCTATTCATTGAATAAGCAACCTAAgcttaaacaaatgtttgcagTACTATTGTTTATAGTTTCACGTTGAATGACTTAGACTCAACGTATCGAAGATACATTCATACATAGAGAACTCCTCATACTGCAAATTATTCTAAATTGTGAGAAGGAAGCGCCAGTCCTGTCAATAATGTGTACGATTTCCTCGGAGGACAGGAACGGCCCTAGGCCATCTCAGAACGAAGGAGACCGCCTGGAAATGGGGATTCGCTACAGCGAAATAAAAACTGTTCGACAACCAAATAAACCATGcgtacgccgaacggtcaagaaagaaaagtgtaaatttcatttattattttgtaacaatttcatttatttatttgcaacaAGCGCTCGGGCTGATTTGAGAACTACCATTATATAAAGCCAACAGAACAtgcaatagaagaaaaattacaaCATTATAAGTATTATTGGTATTGGACAATCCAATAACTGTTTTTGTCGACATTGATCATACATTGATACCACGAGATCTCGAATTTAATTCTTTCCACACATTGCCCGTATATCAAATTACTCATACGCTAAAGTCATTTTCCCATAGAAATACGAAGTAATACCGTTAACTAGCCGGAACcgcttttttataattgtttataaTACTACTTCCTCGATATCTTACACCAAATTATGTGTTCTCCTTTACTTGCTGTATGCGTAACATTTTATTAGGAAATGTTGCACTGAAAATTGCACGTCATAGTGCGGGCAGATGCGGCGTGTAGTCAATCTTCAATGTAGTTAAGATTAAGATCGTGTTAAATGGCAGCGATGGCAGCGAACTACTGAATTCGGACCTAGCACAAAATGGTTATTGAACAAAATCCACTCTGAATTCTGAGCATCTACCAAACAAGTCTAATTTCATCCTCGGTTCGATCGGTACTGAAGGCAACACGTAGGCAAATTGTTCTCAGACGAAACACCCAGTGCCACATCATGAGACACTTGAGTAAACAGAGGATCTTCGAGTCCTGCAAACTGAGTGTGAGAAAGAAGTATAAATAGTGTCTGAAAAGCGATCTTCAATCACAGTTTGGTGCAGTATCGCTTCAGCAGAGATAACAACATGTCGTTCAAGACTCTCTTCCTATCGTTGTGCGTGGTGGTGCTCGCACTGAATGGCATCGAAGGTGAGTGATTCTGAGCATTATCGGCTTTGGTAAGGTGTAACATTTTCTAATGACACTCTTCTTCTGTACAGCCGCACAGTACTACGTCGCTTTCACTAAAAGtgccaactttttcgaagcgTGGCAAGACTGCCACGCCTACGGTGGAGATTTGGCAACTATAAGGTCCGCATCTGAGCAAAGTCTTGTGGAACAGGCAATGGGCCGAACCAACAATCCAAAAGGGGTTTACTTTATCGGCGGAACTGACGTTGGCCGTTTTGCTCGTTGGATGTGGATTGCTTTGAACAAGGTGATCGAAACCACTGACTACCGCAACTTCTATCCAGGAGAGCCCAACAATCTCGGAGGCAACCAAGAATGTTTGTCCGTCGGAAACTGGGTAGCACCGAACCGTGGAAAATGGGATGATGTACAATGTTCGGCCAAACTTGATGGATACGTTTGTCAGTTCTACGCGTGATCACCTGTATCAAAACCATAGACttcttgaaaaaaatatcacatgaGGTTGTGAGATGTGTCTGTTCTTTTAAACCCTGTTTCAACTATGTGATAGGAAATGAAGGAAATATAACATTCACCTAAACATGTTAAAACCTtgtaaatctaaaaattctttatttattccaCTGAAACAGTTGAAAGAACCAGACAAATAGCTAGTTTTACAACAAgcaaaaatcaagaaaaaaacgtgATCCATTCAGACATAGACATATCTGCATTGAGACGAGAATGGTACATAAATGTATTACATTACTGAACTAAATgctaaacattatttatttaatatgttGTTTACTCATAGTTATAAAAGTACAATTCACTCAATATTTCTAACTGGATGTGTTGGTAGTAATACTATTACTGCGTTTATAGGAATGTGTTATATTAACTAAATACTGCTAAGTTGGTCAGATAAACTAAGTTATTATTGTACGAAAGTGCAGcgatttaaacattttgtttaaatttttttgttatgttttgttgtttgaaaacTTTCCATGTAAGATAACTTAAagatattttatgaaaaaagtaAAGCCCGTTAAAAACGTTCATTACCCAGAATGTGAACATAAAATAgtttaacaaaagaaaaagttggtaaatttggaaaataattCGGTAGAATATCGGCGTGACCATCCGAAagtaatgatgaaaatttacaaaacatcAGACATAATAATGAATCTTCAAAACAGTactaaaagtttttttttcaattttttcagagcTATAGCTGACGTTCAAGTTAACCGTTCAAGTTCAAGGGTAACCATATaactttttgcaaaacagttcTCACAGTTACAGATCTCGTCTTCTTTATCTGCATACTTCAATGTATCCGATCATTCGGAACGTGATATCGGCAGACGGATATACTGTTACCAAATGTAACCTGTTTTTGCAATCTAATCAAAGCATACAACTATTTTGCCACATGCTGTTTTGCTAGATTCTGCCCCTCAAATGTTTGCTCAAATGTTATCTAGAACAGGTATCGCAAAACGGCTACTGACGTCAAtcgttcaaaattttgcacttGTTTAAAGCAATTGGGCAAACAGTTTCCGTTGATGCACTGCATATTCCGAATCTTATATAGAATTTACGCAACACAACCCATGTTTATCCCATGTACGGTGTAGAACAGACATCtgtgaaaacaaacacttcgcgacaaaaaaaacccaaaaaaaaaaactctgcaaaaaaatcccaattgacaaattttaaaattataaagttttgtaataaaaatgtaacatttttaattaatttcatttcgagcttgtgttttattcttaACCACAAATTAGTCACAAATGGGGCGGCCCGGAGGTGTATTtgataaatggcgccggttccacatgacaggaccgggtatcaaatcctatccggaACGTCGTCCCCCGGTAGCAAGGAGTGGCTATCCtgcctcttcttcttctttcctgGCTTGCTGACGGTCAAGCACGTCGCCAAGACATGggctggtcgccaatccgtttccaggaaactcggccTAGGACTGCAATCCTCTATCCACGGTTGGATCCGATCTCCGATAgctttgactccacctgattaaggcaacgagctcgctgtgctcctctccgcctcgtgccgaacggatcgctgacgagcaccttcctgatgggtcatgagtccggcatcctcatcacgtgccccagccatcgtatccttccggctttgaccaccgtcaggatatctgcgtCGCCAAACaactcagctagctcgtggttcattctccttctccacacgccctgcttgCACACATCACCAACGAGAGttcttagcacccgccgttcgtaAAATAATGAGTGCATTGGCAACCTCCGTTAGCAAAGtacaggactcgtacccgtagaggactaccggacgtatcagtgtgtgATATATCGtgctggagtcttctggatcgcTGGAGTTTGTTGGAGACcatagtaggcacgatttccctgaacgcgtcttcggatttcgctgctcatgttgttgtccgaagttacgatcgtaccgaggtatcagaactcctctaccaattctcaatccaattctgtcggcctcgcgtttcagtcgggtgtacgcgtcgcacaccgccgcagatgtccgtccgatgatgtcgatgtcatccgcgaagccgagaaattggagagaacgggtgaaaatcgtgccccttATGTTAAAGcgcgcgcttcgcatgacaccttccagaacgATGTTGAACAAccaacaggagagtccgtccccttgcctcagaccccggtgagattcgaacgattccgacagcatgttcgatactctcaccttgcagtgcaccccatccatcgtggcctttaacagccgtaccagcttccctgggaatccgtactgctgcatggtgttccatagtttggtccgatctatggtatcgtaggctgccttaaagtcaatgaacaggtggtgcatAGGGATAcgatgctctcggcacttctggaggatttgtcgtagagtaaagatttggtccgTGGTCGATTTGTCTACAACAAATCCAggttggtagcttccgacgaaatctgtggcaaggggcgcaagtctgcagtgagtattcgggacagatCCTGGACAGgaagcattcaggactgtgatggctcggaagttagcacagacCAGCCTGTCgtcctttttgtacactgggtgtatgacacccagcttcctctcgtccggtagttcttcctgatCCCAAATCCTTgcgatcagccgatgcataagcgcggcaagcatctccgggcccatcttgaacagcTCTGCCACCAGACTATtgctgccagctgacttgttgcatttcagctgtttgatggcactaATGATTTCGTCCCAGGATCGCGGAGGCACCTATCATGGGTTTGTATGCCTCCTACCGTCCGACCTGAGCGTTAAAGTTtccgatgacgatcttgaCTTCGTGTTTTGGGCAGCGGTCGTACTTGCACTTGTTCAAGGGCGTATAGGTGCATCGGTGCTTCCAACGTGCTGACTATGCCCGTTAATAATGTtcaggttgaagaaccttccacgaaccctaaacctgcacatccgttcgttgatcAGCCACCAAACGATTACTCTCTTTCGCATCGCACCTATGATCCGGAACGCTGTAccgagttcatgcttttcaccaccgctcTGGTAGATCTTGCAATCCCTGCGGTAGGAGCGCTCCATAACTCCTTTCCATCGCACGTCCTGAAGAGCTACTACACCGAAGCCGCTTGCCCTCACCTCGCTGGAAAGAATGCGGGTACTTCCGGGTGCTGTGAGGGATCTGCAGTTCCATGCCCCGAGTTTCCAGTCGTAGTCCTTGTTCGGTTGCGTGGGTCGATATATTTTATTCCGATTCGAAATGTCTTGATTACTTTTCGTTGCATTTCTATTGgggtggcttgcaaggcctctcCTCCAACCCACTGTCTCGTTGGAGGGCCTACGCATTATAGCTGTTTTAATTTCCGAAGGGTgccaggacagaagggacatccagcCGCCCCTGACATGGAGAACAGACGGTGGCTGTCCCCCTGCGCTCAATTTAGTCATATAATCCATCTTcccaaggggttgggtttctccgtatacccaagctcagatattAGGAGAGATATGTTATCATTATGTACGACGgggacgtattgagtcggagtaggATATGGGGTGCCTATATTATTCTTAGAgaggcttcggatccatacccatatcagtgcggtatTGCTACAAACACTGACAAcagaactgactatcctgctacgtggtttaataagtcttaatacggcctggccattcttaacaagaacaacaaaaatcagtcacaaatgaaaaaaacccccattCAACACTTTTACGCACaatcatttatttcattacttCGTATCAAAATGTATGCGTGTTTGATGCTCCTTGCCATTTTCTTCGCAGTATAAATCTCCCCATTAAACATGCCGTGAGTATTGGTGAGAGGATTGTTTTTACacgctttttttcattcatctaGCTGATTCAGCTACTTAAGACGCAAcagaaaaagtataaaaataaataataaaagtagAGCTGCCCGCTCACTAGCACAGTCCCAGTATAAAGGTGATatgctgtgtgtgtctgtgtgtgtgtggtgcagTAAAATAATTAACGTTGCAGTTCCTTCCGAAACCTGACACTAACCAAACCACGGGAAAAAGTCACGAGGCGCTATGCCGTACGGCAAGCGTTACCAAAACCGCTGCAGCAACGGAACCCGCTGCCCTAATGAGCTACGTGGTCGCTTGTATCGagagtaatttattttgagCAGAAAATTCCAGGTGACCATTAAACTAATTAAACGATACCCAAGCGCAGCTCAACGCGACCAGACTTGTTTCGTGCATTGTGCTAGCGTTTTTCC
Proteins encoded in this window:
- the LOC125764363 gene encoding perlucin-like, translated to MKSDLQSQFGAVSVQVNRENIMSFKTLFLSLCVVVVAMNGIEAKKSYIAFVKSSNFFEAWQDCNSYDAHLATVRSAAEQSLVEQAVARTSSPNGVYFIGGTDIGRDGRWMWIGFNKVIESTDYRNFYPGEPNNLGGNQECLSVGNFADNRGKWDDVECLSKLAGYVCEFEVTPPAPFPRV
- the LOC125764372 gene encoding ladderlectin-like, with product MSFKTLFLSLCVVVLALNGIEAAQYYVAFTKSANFFEAWQDCHAYGGDLATIRSASEQSLVEQAMGRTNNPKGVYFIGGTDVGRFARWMWIALNKVIETTDYRNFYPGEPNNLGGNQECLSVGNWVAPNRGKWDDVQCSAKLDGYVCQFYA